The DNA segment TCACGAAACGGATCGGTCCTTTTCGCAAACGGATCGGTCGTTTGCCAAAAGGAGTGGTCCAGCGAGCTGTCGGAACGCTGGACGGAGCCAACGGATCGGTCGATTGCTCTCAGGGAACGGTCGAATCGAGTCAGGGAACGATCCGACTCGTAAACGGAGCACCGGATGCACCTGTCGGAACGCTTCCTCTCCGGCAGGCGCTGGTCGATGGCTTTCTAGGTCGCTGGAGTCGCGGTCGCCGCGTGTGGATGGCGCGCAGCGGGGTTCGACAAGCTGCTGCGGATGCCGCGCGTACGAAGCGTGGCGGGGTGGTCCTTGCCGAGAACTCCCTCGATGAGGCTCACCCTGGCTTGCGCCAGTTTGTAGTTGTTTTCCGGGAGGAAGAGTTTTTCCCGGATGGGCGGGTTGCAAATGGATGAGGGTGTGACAGTTTGTCGCTCCAGAATGAAGCCGGGGTTTCTTGATAAGTTTCTAGATCGCATCCACTGGGTGGAGCCGCAGGCGGTGCAGAGCACGATTCTGCGGCTGGCGCGGGAGAAAGGGTTCTTTGAGCGGGTGTTCAATTCGCTGCAAGAAGGAGTGATCGTGACGGATGCCACGAGTCAGATTCTTTACCTCAACCAAGCGGCCTGCGGCTTGTGCGGATTGAATGCGAAGTCGGATCTGGGTGAACTCCTGACCGAGCGGATGCGGGGCCTCGACTGGCGCGGGATGTCGCAGAGCGACCGAGTGGTGAGTCGCGACATGGAGATTTTTTATCCTCAAAACCGGCTGCTGAATTTCTATGTGGTGCCATTTCATCTCGGCGAGGAAGGCGAGATCGAAGATCTGGGGCCGAATGATGAGAATCTGGGTTACGCCGTGATTTTGCGGGACATTACGGAGACACGGAAATCGACCGAGGAATCGCTGGAGAGCGAGCGGTTTTCGGCCTTGACGCTGCTGGCGGCGGGGGTGGCGCATGAGATCGGGAACCCGCTAAATTCACTGCACATTCACCTGCAACTGATGGAGCGCCGCATCCGCAAGCTGGAGGGGCGGCAACGGGTGGCGCTGGAGGAATCGGTGGAGGTGGCGAAGGAGGAGGTGAAGCGGCTGGATTACATTGTGAACCAGTTTCTCCGGGCGGTGCGCCCGACGCAGCCGCAGGTGCAAAAGGAGGACATCAATGCCATCATTCGCGAGTCCGTTTCCTTTCTGGCGAAGGAAATCGAGGACCGCGATGTGCTGGTGGAGCTGGACCTGGCGGAGGACCTGCCCGCACTCGAGTTGGATCGCAATCAGATCAAGCAGGCCTTTTACAATCTCATCAAGAACAGCTTCCAGGCGATGAAGACGGGCGGCATCCTGCACATTGCGAGCTGGCGGGGCGACGAGCATGTGGGGGTGCGGTTTACGGACACGGGTGGGGGGATTTCGCCGGAGAACATGGGGCGGATTTTTCAGCCGTACTTTACGACAAAGGAGAGCGGGAGCGGGCTCGGATTGCTGATTGTGCGGCGGATTGTGCGGGAGCACGGCGGCGAGATCGACTTGGAGAGCCACGAGGGCAAGGGGCTGTCGATCGCGATCCGGCTGCCATTCGGCGAGCGGCGAATCCGAATGCTCGGCGCGCCGACGGTGGAGGAGAATTTATGAATCCAGTGGTCTTGATTGTTGATGACGAGAAACACACCCGCGAGGGTTTGCGGAATTCGCTGGAGGACGCGTTCGACGTCTATATTGCGCCCGACGCGGCGGGGGCGTTGTCGGTTCTCGAGAACGAGCAAGTCGATGTGATGGTGACCGATCTCCGGCTCGGCGGTGACGATGGAATGAAGCTGATCGAGACCGTGCTGACCCGCGCAAAGCCGCCGATCTGCATCATGATGACCGCCTACGGCTCGGTGAAT comes from the Chthoniobacterales bacterium genome and includes:
- a CDS encoding ATP-binding protein; the protein is MKPGFLDKFLDRIHWVEPQAVQSTILRLAREKGFFERVFNSLQEGVIVTDATSQILYLNQAACGLCGLNAKSDLGELLTERMRGLDWRGMSQSDRVVSRDMEIFYPQNRLLNFYVVPFHLGEEGEIEDLGPNDENLGYAVILRDITETRKSTEESLESERFSALTLLAAGVAHEIGNPLNSLHIHLQLMERRIRKLEGRQRVALEESVEVAKEEVKRLDYIVNQFLRAVRPTQPQVQKEDINAIIRESVSFLAKEIEDRDVLVELDLAEDLPALELDRNQIKQAFYNLIKNSFQAMKTGGILHIASWRGDEHVGVRFTDTGGGISPENMGRIFQPYFTTKESGSGLGLLIVRRIVREHGGEIDLESHEGKGLSIAIRLPFGERRIRMLGAPTVEENL